The sequence cGCCGGCGTGAAGTTGTACTGACTGGGTAGAGTGTGCGGCCGTTGATTTGGTGTTGACACTTCGACTCTCTGAGAAAGGTTAGGAGATtgtttcctctttctttctcgATTAGGCATCATGTGAGAGTCTGAGAGATGAGAGCTTGATCTGAGTATGTCGAAGGATGCAAAGGATGCGAaggattagggttagggtttacaAAGTCGGGAATCGAGAGGATGTGAAGGATGTGAAGGATGCGAATGCTGCGATGTTGTGTGGGAGATGAGAGATTATTTGCTTTGATGGATTAGGGTtatcgagaggaagaagagagtgataaattgatttgggtttgggtttaATTAGGATTAGTTGggtttatgtaattttaatttgggCCTATAATCTAagcccaaattttaaaatttaaattacatagattaattataaaatactgaattatttttataatattacacaataatattataagttacacaataatattacacagtaaaaagaaaaaaaattataatacaaataCATAGTAATGTTgccaaataataatacataatatattaaatatattacgCATattgttcttcgtcttcttgttcttcatcatcagaagacGATAAATTACACTGGACTCCAACATCGTAATCAAGGTTTATTGGATTAGCGTCTTTTACCAAATTGTCGGCTATGAGATCTTCAACTGTAGTCATCAATAcagcatcatcattttctgtttgcaCTAGAGTCAGTTCATTGTTTTCATATTCTCCTGAAATGTTTCCCCTCAGATTTACTTTCAGAACACTTAGCCACTCCcgctttggtttctttgtgtattGATACGGAATATAGCAAACTTGATCCGCTTGAGATGATGTGTGCAAAATCGCAATTTAGTATGGATAGTTACATTAAATAAACTTATATCTAAATTATATTGAGTCTTACGTACCTAAAATGAATGGctcatatttgttgtattttctcGAAGAGTTCACGTCAACAACGCCACTATTGCTCTTCCGAGTCCCTCTACCAATGACAGGATCATACCACTTACACTTAAAAAGTGTGATTCTCAAATTGGTCATCCCTTCGTACTCAAgttctatgatatcagttaAGTTTCCATAGAAATCTGCACCATCAGATGCATCTGtgtaattttcacatttaacacATACACCATAGTTACATGTCTTCCGTCCAGCGCCGTGATTCTGTGTATGAAACACATAGCCTCTTGTAATGTATATTGGCCAAGTTTTGACTTTGTGTAAAGGTCCATGCACTATCTCTTGAACCCAAGTAGGAAATAGATTTGTGGCGTTCTAATATATAACCtggatatataaatatatatatatatatatatatatataataaaatcaaacattattatatacatataaatattatcaatgatataaataaatgcAGAAACAGAGTCGGTTAGAGGCGTTCGAGTATACTTACATAATCTTTCACCCACACATGATATTCTTCAGCTCTTTTCATGGATAGTTCTTTTTCGGTTACTTCAGGATATTTGGTAGAAAGAAAATCCTCGAACAtacttagaaaataaaatatatttaatatatatgagaaaaaatGTGGAGTCTATATATTTGCGAGTCTAtattatatacctctcaattggttgaaaatagtcacaattccgTAAAACATATGAATGTGCGCATTAATAGTCTCTCTCTGAAAGCCATACTTTATGCATTTCTCCACTTGGACGACCGACATGAGTAAATATATTAGGGACTCCAGGGACATGATGTACTAGCACTTCACCTTCATAGAATATTGTTAACCTgatcaaataatataattaaaagtaattcaaattaagtctaaattataatttcatttaattataccttgattttgtttgtatatgatCGACAAAGTAGTGCTCAGAGAAGTAagcaatctcgtcattgatatatgaCTCAACGATTGATCCAGCtgcatatcttttgtttttcgcttttcctttcaactttttgaaaaatctttcaaaaggatacatccaccaATATTGGACAGGGCCTCCCAATTATGCTTCATATGGGAGATGTATAGGCaggtgctccatcacatcaaaaaatgATGGTGAAAATATCTTTTCTAAGTTGCATAAgatcaaaacaatgttatgtTTAAGAATTTGAACACGACTTTTTTGCAAAGTTCTTGAGCATAAGTCCTTGAAAAATACTCCAATCCCTGAAAATGTATTCAAATTTCATGTCTTaggaaattatatttaaaaatatatattacttatttaattaaataagtaatgCAAGGTGAACGTTCCGGTCTAGGAATTCTGTGAAGATAAATGGAAGAAATCGCTCCATAAAAACATGGCAATCATGACTCTTCGATCCTGAAAACTTGCCATTGATTAGATCAATACAACAAGCAAAGTCTAATGAATAACCATCTGGAAATTTCACCGATGCTTGACACATTCCAATAAACTTGTTTTGGCTTCCTTTGTCAATGTATATGCTGAGAAAGGAGCTTTACCCTTCCTATCAATATGTAAGTGTGGTCGAGAACAAAATTGTTCTATGTCCAATCTTGACATGACATTATCTTTAGATTTACCTTGTACACTTATAAAAGTATACAAGATGTTGTCCACAAAATTCTTCTCGGTATGCATCACATCGATATTATGTCGGAGATTGAGGTCCTTCCAATAAGGTAGCGACCATAATATGGTTTCTTTGTGCCAATTATGTTCCTTTCCATAGCCTGGcatcttcttttcatgaccGTTACCACCGACTTCCCTAGTTTTTGGTGGATTTACACATTTCAAACGCTCGTAATAAACTTGCTCACCAGTTAAAGACTGCGGTGGATAGTCGTTAGAAGCGTCTTTTCCCTTCAGgaaatcttttttgttcttctttaatTGATGACCATGAGGCAGGAATCTTcggtgacaatcaaaccaacatgtcttccttccTTTGGGTAGATAAAACGACTTTGTACTTTCCATGCAAATTGGACAAGATAATTTACCGTGGGTGGTCCATCCCGATAACATGCTATACGCCGGAAAGTCGCTTATCGTCCACATCAGCACTGCTTTTAGATTGAAGTTTTGATTCAAAGACACATCGTATGCATCGAAtccagtagaccacaactcttttaactcctcaatAAGAGGTTGTAGGAAGATACCGAGGCTAGCTCGCGGATGAGTTGGCCCAGAATTCAGAACTATAAAAAACAAGTACTCCGTATTCATGTACATACCTGGGGTAAATTATATGGAGTCAAGATCACAGGCCACAGCGAATGATTACGAGACATgccaaatggattgaacccatcGGTACATAATCCAAGGTAGACGTTACGAGGTTCTTCCGCAAACCGAGGGTTAAGCTCTTGGAAATATCTCCACTCTGTCGCATCAGAAGGATGATTCATTTCTCCCTCTTTTGATTGGTGTtatgcatgccatctcattgtcGCTGCAGTCTTTTGGctctgatacattctcttcaacctatcagcaataggtagataccacatacgactaATGGTACTCTTGTTCTCCGTCGGTCCTCCTTAGGCTTCCATCTTGGTGAACCACAAAATAGACATGTCTCttccttttcatcttctttccagaaaatcatacaattgttaatacaaacatcaattgtataataTGGAAGGCCCAAATTACGcatcaatttctctgtctcgtAATAAACTGGTAGAATGGTTGCCTTCTGGTAAATAATCCGTCAAAATGTCGCAAACCGAATctactaacttttcactcatattatactccgccttattttgcatgactcgAGCAGCCAATGACAATTGCGAGTGACCTTCACGACAACCATCATATAAAGGAGTTTTTGCACTATCTAACAAGTCGTAAAATTTCTGTGAATGGTTTTGTACCGGTTCTTCCACATTCTCATAACTATcattttgatgataattatcatctaaacccacattataacgaaatgcatcattcaccatatccacatatggatcttctactacattacccatTTCTTCATGACTCCCATCATACGTCCTATCAGTGTAACTACTTCCTATATCCAAATAAATTTCTTCTCCGTggttataccaaacataataaactGGCATAAATCCATTACTAAACAGATGACTCATAACTCTTCTACCCGAGAGACATCAATTGTTTTTGCAAACACTACATGGACAGAGAAACTTACCCCCATTATTCTAAACTGTATCTTGGCTACTTGCAAACGATAAGAATTGGTCCACCCCCACTTTGAATTCAGATGAAAGATTTTCCGTCACTTCATCGAACCTCTTGTACATCCACTCCCAATAATTACCGCCATTACCACCATAATTGTAATATCCTgccattataattatatatatatatatatatatattgggagaaaatataagattatataaagccaaacttttttttttgatttagaattttttttttaggaaaagaaaGTGTCTTTTTCGGAATGAAGAGAACAAATGAGTGCAACTCGTTTTTATAGATTTTCCTAGGTGACTAATAGGTGACTAATAGGCGACTACATAATAAAAGTTGGTACACCAACCCCCACATGGAAAACACGTTTGTTTTAACTGTATTTTGcgactatttggcgactacaCGATGACTATGTAATGGCTCGCCGTATGAGTCGCCGTGCAGTCGCCAAATTTTACAACCACTTTAAGACTACCTTATGACTCGCTGAATGAGTTGCAGCTTAGTCGCCAAAGTGTACGACTATTTGATGTGGTCATACTCTAGTCGTTAATTTAGCGACTAAGTTGCGACTACATAGTTCCATCAACAAAATAGTCGCCTCGTAGTCGTTAAAATACGACTACCATACCGACTGCATGAATTAGTCGCTATAGAGTGACTCAGTAGCGACTAATTACCTGTAGTCACAgcatagtcgctaaatagtcactATGTAGTCGTTAGTTGTGGTGACTACATATGTAGTCGCTATTTGTAGTCGCTAAtcacctgttttcttgtagtgatcaCTGTGAAGTTCTAAAGCTGACCAAGAATATGCATCTACTAAAGAAAAACGTAAGTGTGGAAAAAGCTAAAGAGATCCAAGAATTTTCAGATTGGCTTTTAGATGTTGGTGATGGTAGAATTTCAGAACCTAATGATGGTGAAGCTCTAATCGATATCCCCGAAGATTTCTTGATCACAGAAGCAGATGATCCTTTTGCAGCTATTACTAGCAGAATATATGGCAATCCGGCATTGTTAGGAGATAAACGTGAAGCAAAATTCTTCCAAAAAAGAGCTATTTTAGCACCAACCAATGATGACGTGAATCCAATAAACCAGTATATGCTAGAGAAACTGGATAGTAAGTCCTCTGATTTATACACACAATTTGGTCTactaaatattgaaaataattaatatgtttttactgCGATTAATATGTTACTAACAAACTATTTGCTTATTAATATACAGGTGAAGAAAGGATCTATCTAAGTGCTGATAGCATTGACCCAACAGATTTGGATTCTCTAAAAAATCCAGTGATTACACCAGATTTGTTAAACACCATAAAGCTGTCAGGTTTGCCACATCACAACTTGTGTTTGAAAATTGGAGTTCCTGTGATGTTACTTAGGATCATTGATCCAAAGAGTGGATTATGCAATGGTACTAGACTTCAGATAACACAAATGGCAGCCCATGTTGTAGAAGCAAGAGTCATAACAGGCGACGGAATTGGTGATATAGTCTTGATTCCACAGATTGTTCTCACACCATCAGACACCAAACTCCCTTTCAAAATGAGGCGCCGACAGTTTTCATTATCAGTGGCTTTTGCTATGACTATTAACAAAAGTCAGAGACAATCTCTAGAGCATGTTGGAACATATTTATCAAAACCAGTGTTTTCTCATAGACAGCTATATGTTGCGTTATCTAGGGTAACTTCAAAAAAAGGGTTGAAAATCTTAATTGTCAACAAAGAAGGGGAGATTGAGAGGAAAACaactaatgttgttttcaaagaagtGTTTCAGAATTTATAGATTAATGTTTTGAAAAGATATGTCTCTGAACAAATTTAATCATGACTATACAATGTTATATTAATCAGGaactaaatttatgttttcatattgtaGGTGTTATCATTCATTTGAAGACATACGGAGAGATTTCTGTTGAGTAGACTCGTGGTAAGTAAGCGTGATTTAGTCAGATATTCGATTGTTAAATGTTAATGTTTTCTTACTTTACTTAATAAGATCTACTTATATTAGCATTTAGCAACAACTTTTATTTGTTATCGaataacatttataatatatgatcatatatatatatataaatcacagATGGTAgcttcatgaaaaaaaaaaaaggccaatCAAAAAACTGTTGTCTAACTAGAGAATAGAATTATTGAGAGTGTCAAAAGTTACTGACCACCATTGAACCGAGGGAATGACATTATCTTCTGCTTGCTGGCCCCGAGTTGCTTTCCTTTAAATTTTGCACCTAtagataacaacaaaaatatagttGTGATTCAAATTACTTATCATGTGTTATCTATACCACATGATCCATTTTATACAGTAAAGATCAAAAGAGGATAAAAGTCCACTAAAGTACTTCAactattttgagttttgatataTCCAGTTTCTTTTACACCAACAAAATTGACATGGCAAACCTAATATTCTGATAGCTtgcaaaaataagaaatagtGCTAAACCCAGAATTTCATCAGAACTAAAGAAGATCCTGATTCACAGttgttttcctcttttcctTTAGCAGCTATTCACAAAATTTCTTTAAGAGAGCTAATTATTTTCCATTACCCAACAGATAATTTCTGAGATTCGAAATAAACACTATCTCATATGGAGATGAAATCAAAATTACCTCTTTAATAAGCCAATGTTAAATCTTCTCACCGAATTAGAGTGCGTGATGATGACAAGTATATAACCTCGATTCCTTCTGCACGTGATGAAATCCTAAGATGTAGGGTTAATTGATTGCTATCTATACGGATCTGAGAAGTTATGTACTCCAATACTAATAATCTATCGattccaaaaaaagattaagaacgAACATACCTGGGCAAAGAGAACAGCATCACCCACCTTCAATATATCTCCCAGATTTGCAAACAACGAAGGTCAACAAGTAGCCAAATCAAAGGTCGATCATTATATTGACAACGATTACAAGAAGAAACACGAGATTAACCTTTGCGATTCAGTTGGAAATGAATCGTtattgaaagagaagaaaacgaaTAGTTTTTTCGATTGTACGGTGAGTTTACTTGGCTTATCTaatctgtatttttttaattaataacgtAAAGATTATAGTTTTCTATATCTCAccaatactatataataaatcttaacatatttaatttattagatgtaaGCTATGTACTTGGattcttaaatttaatttgtgcaattttttttttctttttgcactccaaaaaatatatttagatcatTTACATAAAGAAATGTAATAACATTGGGTATCTCTAAATGTATTGTACTTCAGCATATATTAAATACACATAATTTTACttacaatcaaaaaaaaaaatagttttttaaaaaagaatgacTATGAACTATTTATATAGTAAGTAAATcacatttaaataaatatagataacAAATTAAGCActataacaattatatatagAGCTCTGCTCAATTGTAAATTTATCCACAATTTCATCGTATCTATACAATcccctatatatatttttgaatacaTATAGTTAGTTtgattaaaaatacaaaaaatatgaaacgtATATATAGCAAACGAGAAAATGTAATTATTACAAAACTACAACATAACTATGCcaatttaattaaactaaaggtgcaagaataatttagaaaaaatatatatatatatttgcctcgtggtgtaccacggggtagATCCTAGTATTGATTAAAACCCGATCAGTACAAGCCAATCTGGCAAAGTTACAGAATCAGCATAGAAATAGCAATAATTACATCCCAACTGGGCTAGCAAATGTGTAGCATGATTAGAGACCCCTTTTGCAAAAACAAACTtgatagaaataatttttttataccaGTACTTTAAATTTGACGAATGTttagttctgaatcttctctgaaggagtcttgattcttctatccaaaagctctctaaaataTCTCAGGGTTTTGCAAAAATAATGCTTTGGTCTAAAAAATGACCTAGAAAAcctatttatatttctaaaacacGTTCAtagactaatgatgcaaatatggaaaactttaaCGCAGCTttataaatcttcaaaacttgggccttgtgtcgatcgacaccatcactcttgaTCGTCTCCAAGTTGATTTCCTCGCTCCAAAACGtcccaaattgctccactttgctccattaatgccaaaatcctataaaattgtaaagactcaaaaagaaactaaaaacacatcaaaagactttaaaatactctttatatcatggttaaaaaccacaaaaaccatgatatattaAGAAGGCATGTCACCTTTATGCATAAGATCAAAGCATTCTTTTGTATCTAATTTCGATCACAGAACAGTTTTTGAAGGACTTTCTCCGTAGTTATTAAAAACACAGTTGTTTCGTGCCTTCCAAATTCGCCAAAGCAACCATAGAGGTAATATTGCTTCATTGTCTGAATGTGCAGAGTTGAAGATGGATGTGATGATGTTAGAgatgttttcttcatcatcatttgaTATGCAAGTTAAGTCTAAATAGGGGGTGCTTGAAAAACGCTAAACCATTAGTGCAAAAGGACATGTAAATAAGGCATGGTTGATCGTTTCCTTTGATTGACGACATTGTGGACATAGGGGGTCTAATGACATACCTCGTGATCTTAATCTTGTTACTGTTGGGGGAGCTCTAGATATTGTACGCCAGagaaagtgttttatttttggaatcaCTGGTAATCTCCATATTTTATTCTTGAGCTCTATCAATCCATATGGTTTGTCTGGAGGCATATGACTAGAAAGAGGATCATGTGTTAACAACCAGTAACCTAACTTAACCATATAGTGTCTTGAGATACTATAGTTCCATGTAAGATTATCTGGTTGGGTTTCTTTTGCAAAGTAAATATGTTGAATCTGGTCGATATCCTCTCTTTTGATGTTCATGAAAATCTTCGTAGAGTTCCATGATCTGCTCTCGCCTATCACTGCCATAAGTGTGTCCAGTGTGCCATTAAATTGTAAGGAAAAATTGGTTGTGGAGGATGTGAGTTAATGACATTATCTATCCCTATTCTAATTGATTTGCCATCTCTAACATTGTATCTTCAACCCTTCTTTATTAACGAAATGCCTACTAATAAAGACGACCAACCATATGATTGATTATTTCTGGGTTTTGCATCGAGGATAGATTCATCCAGATAATGGCAAACAAGGAATTTGGGATTGGACTAAACGTGTGATACCCTGgtttgcagagaggtttaaaagaattgatttggccacctatgtcaccaaagtgcacttatcttttcggtcaagggtccttagagaactccagagttaagcgttcttaagctggagtagtctcaagatGGGTGATCTTTCGGGAAGTGACTATCGgaactgtgcaagtgaggacaaaacacaaggaaagatcatgtggtgatttgtagggacggtaacaaggcttgaaaacctcccggacgtagcaaacctgccgtcggatatagatgggctcacgggcctagtaagaagatgtgaggcccattaaggaaggtgggcccatgtactgggattggacatggagTCCACGAacaggtggcggtcggggcgttataAGTGATATAAGAGCCGAACCCAGATGAGTGTGGAGCCGGCTGGGCTCACATCGTCGGGGGTGatggtcttggtgcgcaacaagGACGTTGCATTCTGTTTATGGGGGTGAATTGCGACACCCTGGttttgcagagaggtttaaaagaattgatttggccacctatgtcaaaAAAGTGCagttatcttttcggtcaagggtcctcaGAGAattccagagttaagcgtgcttgagctggagtagtctcaggatgggtgaccttccaggaagtgattttcagaactgtgcgagtgagaacaaatcacagggaaagatcatgtggtgatttgtagggatggtaacaaggcTTTGAAACCTGCTGGATGTAGCAAATCGGCCGTCGGATATAGATGAGCTCACCGGCCTAGGGAGaggacatgaggcccattaaagaaggtggacctatggactgagattggacatggggtctccaaagaggtggcggtcggggcattACAAAATGCCATGCTTGTTTTGCTAAGTGTGCATCATTGAAATTTTCCAAGTCTCGACCTATCCAAGAAATTTCTCTTTGTTGAGCACCCTTCTCCCACCAATAATTCATGAGTATTGATTCAATATCTGAGATAACTCCTTTTGGCAACTTTAAACACGACATTTCATAGACTGGCATTGCCAAAGCCACTAATTTAGGTCCCGATTGGTAACGACTGTAACTTGTGGCGATAGATGTTTTAACTGTAAAAGTTTGACTATAGATACTTCTGCCGTAAAAATTTTAACTGTTACGACTTTTTCTGTAAAAATTTGAACTATTAAAACTTTTGATGtaaaaactttaactgttaaatcTTTAACACTGac comes from Camelina sativa cultivar DH55 chromosome 19, Cs, whole genome shotgun sequence and encodes:
- the LOC104766509 gene encoding uncharacterized protein LOC104766509, with translation MTNLRITLFKCKWYDPVIGRGTRKSNSGVVDVNSSRKYNKYEPFILADQVCYIPYQYTKKPKREWLSVLKVNLRGNISGEYENNELTLVQTENDDAVLMTTVEDLIADNLVKDANPINLDYDVGVQCNLSSSDDEEQEDEEQYA